One Anopheles marshallii chromosome 3, idAnoMarsDA_429_01, whole genome shotgun sequence genomic region harbors:
- the LOC128713583 gene encoding uncharacterized protein LOC128713583: MSYEYVIATVSDRELVCEALANYFYPEEPVTLAHRDGPDVTVDDMESALSLLDQGTIILARATITRELVGLAIGRPPTGVIATSITTRKFADITAFLKCLSARASGNESSSSYLVTMLAVHPAHRGHSIGRRLMEEQIRLVRARWPSTQSVTVEATSATSLRLMKRIGMCETARLSFAEYRDNVGEQMFLGTGAVIRLEMKL, translated from the coding sequence ATGAGTTACGAGTACGTTATAGCCACGGTTTCCGATAGGGAACTAGTTTGCGAAGCCTTAGCCAACTATTTCTACCCTGAAGAACCAGTTACCTTAGCCCATCGGGATGGTCCCGACGTCACAGTGGACGACATGGAAAGTGCCCTTTCTCTGCTGGACCAGGGTACCATAATTCTGGCACGCGCAACTATAACCCGCGAATTAGTGGGGCTTGCGATTGGAAGACCTCCAACGGGCGTCATCGCGACAAGTATCACCACACGAAAGTTTGCCGATATAACAGCATTTCTAAAGTGTCTAAGTGCACGTGCTTCCGGTAACGAGAGTTCTTCCTCGTACCTTGTTACCATGCTGGCAGTACATCCTGCTCACCGTGGCCATTCGATCGGTCGTCGTTTGATGGAGGAACAGATCCGATTGGTTCGTGCCCGTTGGCCATCAACACAAAGTGTCACCGTGGAAGCAACAAGTGCCACCTCTTTGCGACTTATGAAACGGATTGGAATGTGTGAAACGGCACGGTTAAGCTTTGCGGAGTATAGAGACAATGTTGGCGAGCAAATGTTTCTTGGAACAGGTGCAGTGATTCGGTTGGAGATGAAACTGTGA
- the LOC128715666 gene encoding COP9 signalosome complex subunit 3: protein MASPLEYYVNFVRTQSSTGNFRELVVYLIDSVELVTKNGNILDNVMETLDIQQHSLGYLFVLSAKFNDSSNVDDTDNVLRSVREFITSCDAEQVRFAPQVYYELCHHLTTALVKNKQHIIQGIHVLVLALEKIRLFNNQLTPIHADLCQLCLCAKVFNPAIRLLDYDIAAIATTDDNYADTKYFLLYYYYGGMIYTAVKNYERALYFFEVAVSTPALAMSHIMLESYKKYILVSLILHGKVLPIPKYSSQVITRFMKPLSHAYHDLSSAYNTSSPDEVRNVVNKFRDTFQRDTNMGLVKQVVSSLYKKNIQRLTKTFLTLSLADVASRVQLSGPAEAEKYILNMIKSGEIFATINQKDGMVVFKDDPQEYNDQEVFEMVQHQIGLVMGLNKQILKMDEEIMLNPVFVKKSFGNQEDDGIGCNSKVYSSDPTE, encoded by the exons ATGGCCTCCCCGCTAGAGTATTATGTTAATTTTGTCCGTACACAGAGCAGTACAG GTAATTTTCGCGAACTGGTGGTATATTTAATCGATTCGGTCGAGCTTGTGACGAAGAACGGTAACATCCTGGACAATGTAATGGAAACGTTAGATATTCAGCAGCACTCGTTGGGTTACCTGTTCGTGTTATCGGCGAAGTTTAACGATTCGAGT AACGTCGACGATACAGATAACGTTCTGCGGAGTGTGCGGGAATTCATCACCTCCTGCGATGCCGAACAAGTTCGATTTGCACCACAAGTTT ATTACGAACTCTGCCATCATCTGACGACGGCGCtggtaaaaaacaaacaacacatcatCCAGGGTATACACGTGCTCGTGCTTGCGCTGGAGAAGATACGTCTATTCAACAACCAGCTAACACCCATCCATGCCGACCTATGTCAGCTGTGCCTGTGTGCGAAGGTGTTCAATCCGGCGATACGCTTGCTGGATTACGACATCGCCGCGATCGCCACCACCGATGACAACTACGCGGACACGAAGTACTTCCTGCTGTACTATTACTATGGCGGCATGATCTACACGGCGGTGAAGAATTACGAGCGGGCGCTGTACTTTTTCGAGGTGGCCGTCTCGACTCCTGCCCTTGCGATGTCGCACATTATGCTCGAATCGTACAAGAAGTACATCCTGGTGTCGCTCATCCTGCACGGCAAGGTGCTACCAATACCGAAGTACTCGTCACAGGTGATTACCAGGTTTATGAAGCCGCTCAGCCACGCGTACCACGATCTGTCCAGCGCATACAACACCTCGTCACCGGACGAGGTACGAAACGTGGTGAACAAGTTCCGCGACACGTTCCAGCGTGACACGAACATGGGTTTGGTGAAGCAGGTCGTCTCATCGCTGTATAAGAAGAACATCCAGCGATTGACGAAAACGTTCCTCACGCTTTCGCTGGCCGATGTGGCTAGTCGTGTGCAGCTGAGTGGGCCGGCCGAAGCGGAGAAATATATTCTCAATATG ATCAAATCTGGTGAGATATTTGCCACCATCAATCAAAAGGATGGTATGGTCGTGTTCAAGGATGATCCACAGGAGTACAACGACCAGGAAGTGTTCGAAATGGTGCAGCATCAAATAGGCTTAGTTATGGGGCTGAACAAGCAAATTCTTAAGATGGACGAAGAGATAATGCTCAACCCAGTG tttgttaaaaaatcgTTTGGCAACCAAGAAGATGATGGAATCGGTTGCAATTCGAAGGTTTATAGTAG TGATCCAACGGAATAA
- the LOC128713580 gene encoding zinc finger protein 765: MFIKPEIDFTNKNGANVSSPNLDSANTRGEYDQIMSGSNDDEETVNIPPNWTTRTGKHDTEQTGNQNKRYACGYCGLVVCDTMEEIKQHMIEELGNIGQTRFAYSCIANGDADEEAVVQIDSSIQPSTSSSTAAIEQSSYRSSSSCEDEPHKNNPPNLKGTRRTRAKKVKPEQSAPSEVESEQEEDFLQTVTLKSLTEKFQYEKPHKCSRKGCQYKFASFDIRDQHLRCHAESDSIPETSDGGIKAGMPRKRFSFKCSQCDGKFDSWKPCLMHVWREHQIDLGMLRCPVCEKRFVYTVHVFKHLQTHRLNQTLDVSCRVCGKKFVNTSQRSVHEALHRKKDAPEDEEELEVKEKLRWYAERRCNICKHMFSNSKILSKHIKTVHLKIKPFVCNVCGYKCARKATLNIHIRQHSGLKPLTCKSCTFRTADPSALSYHERRHRNKKAYQCKTCGIRLVQPSALRSHIQSQHPQEYQQMKCTLCDYASINAQNLKRHQANHKAGLIKTTDEDSQMECDIEREHNHRTQHGRGMSATDNGRQPQHAPEISFDCFLPPESVDSMVHDTGGITIPAAIVTLPAALSEETQFPI; this comes from the exons ATGTTCATTAAACCAGAAATAGATTTCACCAACAAAAATGGTGCTAACGTGTCCTCCCCG AACCTGGATTCAGCTAATACTAGAGGAGAATATGATCAAATTATGTCCGGAAGCAATGATGACGAGGAAACAGTCAATATCCCACCTAATTGGACGACACGAACGGGCAAGCATGATACCGAACAAACCGGTAATCAGAATAAAAGGTATGCCTGCGGTTATTGTGGGTTGGTTGTATGCGATACTATGGAGGAAATTAAACAGCACATGATCGAAGAACTTGGGAATATTGGCCAAACAAGGTTTGCATACAGTTGCATAGCGAATGGCGACGCCGACGAAGAAGCCGTCGTCCAGATTGACTCCAGCATTCAACCATCAACATCCTCCAGTACAGCGGCCATCGAACAATCTTCCTATCGCAGCTCATCGTCATGCGAAGATgaaccacacaaaaacaacccaccaAACCTAAAAGGTACACGACGAACACGGGCGAAGAAAGTTAAACCGGAACAGAGCGCTCCTAGTGAGGTAGAAAGTGAACAGGAAGAGGACTTTTTACAAACCGTCACACTGAAATCACTGACGGAAAAGTTCCAGTACGAAAAACCCCACAAATGTTCACGCAAAGGTTGCCAGTACAAGTTCGCATCGTTCGATATCCGCGACCAACATTTGCGCTGTCATGCGGAAAGTGATTCCATACCGGAAACTTCCGACGGGGGTATCAAAGCTGGCATGCCACGGAAACGTTTTAGCTTTAAATGCAGTCAATGTGATGGTAAGTTCGATTCCTGGAAACCATGCCTGATGCACGTGTGGCGCGAACATCagattgatcttggaatgctaCGGTGTCCGGTGTGTGAGAAGCGCTTTGTCTACACTGTCCACGTGTTTAAACATCTGCAAACGCACCGCCTGAACCAAACGCTCGATGTTTCCTGTCGGGTGTGTGGTAAGAAGTTTGTCAACACGTCACAACGTTCGGTACACGAGGCGTTACATCGAAAAAAGGACGCCCCCGAGGATGAAGAAGAGCTGGAGGTGAAGGAAAAGCTACGCTGGTACGCGGAACGACGATGCAACATCTGCAAGCACATGTTTTCCAACTCGAAGATACTTTCCAAACACATCAAAACGGTACacttgaaaataaaacccttcGTGTGCAACGTGTGTGGTTACAAATGTGCTCGGAAGGCAACACTAAAC ATTCACATCCGACAACATTCGGGATTGAAGCCGCTAACCTGTAAAAGCTGCACCTTCCGGACGGCGGATCCGAGCGCTCTCAGCTACCACGAACGGCGCCATCGCAACAAAAAGGCATACCAGTGCAAAACATGTGGCATTAGGCTTGTACAACCGAGTGCCCTGCGCAGCCACATACAATCGCAACACCCACAAGAATACCAACAGATGAAATGCACACTATGCGATTACGCATCGATCAATGCACAGAATCTTAAGCGCCACCAAGCCAATCATAAAGCGGGTTTGATAAAAACAACCGATGAAGATTCTCAGATGGAGTGCGACATCGAGCGGGAACATAATCATCGGACACAGCACGGTAGAGGCATGAGCGCAACGGATAATGGACGTCAACCACAGCATGCTCCGGAAATTTCGTTCGATTGCTTTCTGCCGCCCGAAAGCGTTGATTCCATGGTGCATGATACTGGTGGCATAACGATTCCAGCTGCCATCGTTACCTTGCCGGCTGCACTATCGGAAGAGACACAGTTCCCGATTTAA